From the Acidimicrobiales bacterium genome, the window AGGTTCGTCCCCGTCGCCCCGTCGAAGATGACGGCGCGCTCGCGCAGCAGCTCGAGGTAGCCGGACACGCCCGCCCAGGCTACCGGTGCGGCGCGCGGCGCTCGTACGCCTCAGCGGCCCGCCGCGCTCGGCGAGGGCGCCCGGCAGGCCGGCGCGCCGGCTCGCTGCGCGAGAACCGAGGCGGCGAGGCCGACGCACTGGCGGGCGAGGCTCGCCGGGAAGCGCCAGCGCAGCAGCTGCCGCTCCGTCTCCTCGGGCGCTTCGCCGAGCTCGAGCAGGCTGAGGGCGAGGCGCTCGCCCCGCCGGCGCAGCGCGTCGGCGGGGGAGGCCGCTGCTGCGGCGGCCGCGAGGCGCTCGTGCTCCTCGCGCAGCGCGGCCGGCAGCCGGGCGACGTGGCGGCGCGCGAGGGGCGGCAGACGCCGGCGCACCGCCAGGCGCCCGGCGCCTCGCGGGGCCGCCATGGAGAAGTCGACGGCTCGCGCGACCGTGCGCAGGAACGGGCCGTGGCGGCCGGATCGCTCGCCGAGGCCGAGCGCGCGGGCGGTCTCCGCGACGTCGAGCACGACGCCCTCGGGCCGCCCGTCGAGGTGCGAGGCCATGAGGCGCAGGAACCAGGTCGTCGAGGGTCCGAGCACCGGGAGCCAGAAGCGCGCCACGTAGTCCGAGCGGGGGTCGTGACCGAGCCCGTCGACGACCGCGTCGACGAGCGGCTCCACCCGGATCGTCGCGCCGAAGCTGATCCCCTCGAGGTACGTCGCCATCGCGAACCTCTCTTGTCCTCGCCTGACCTCGCCTGCTCGCCACGATCGCCTCGGCGTCTACCCGCCTGCCTACCGCGCCGGGGCCGCGCTGGGCTCGGCCTCGTGCTCGCCGGCGGTGCCGCCGCTCGAGGCGGGCGGCACGCCGGCGAGGGACCGGCCGGATGCGAGAAGATCGCTCGCACCGATCCGTCGAAAGGGGGACAGGGAGCAGGTCCGCCCCCCGGTCCTGCCCCGCGCAGCCGATGCTCGAGCTCGACGACGTCAAGGCGGCGGCCGCGCGCCTCGCCACGGTGCTGAACCCGACGCCGGCCTCCGCCTCGCCCGCACTGTCGCGCGTCGCCGGCCGGCCGGTCCTCGTGAAGCCGGAGCACCTCCAGCGCACCGGATCGTTCAAGATCCGCGGCGCGTACAACTTCCTGGCCTCCCTCCTCGAGGAGCGGCCCGCGGCCGAGGTCGTCGCCGCCTCGGCGGGCAACCACGCCCAGGGCGTCGCCCTGGCGGCGAGCCTCCTCGGGGTGCAGGCAACCATCTTCATGCCCGAGAACGCCCCGCTGCCGAAGGCCGAGGCGACCCGCGCCTACGGCGCGCGCGTCGTCCACCACGGGGAGTCGGTCGACGACTGCATCGAGCGAGCCCGCGACCACGCGACGGCGACCGGGGCGACCTTCGTCCCGCCCTTCGACGACCTCGCCGTGATCGCCGGCCAGGCGACGATCGGCCTCGAGCTCGTGGCCGAGGCGCCCGAGGCACGCGTCGTGGTCGTCCCCGTGGGCGGTGGCGGCCTCGTGAGCGGGGTCGCGGCGGCGCTCAAGCAGTCGGATCCCTCCGTGCGCGTCGTCGGGGTCGAGGCGGCCGGGGCGGCCTCGATGGCCGCCGCGCTCGCCGCGGGTCGACCGGTCGCTCTCGGCTCCGCCCGCACGATGGCCGACGGCATCGCGGTGCGCTGCGTGTCCGACCTCACCCTCGAGCACGTGCGCCGCTACGTCGACGAGCTCGTGACCGTCGAGGAGGAGGAGATCAGTCGCGCCGTCCTCGTGCTCCTCGAGCGGGCGAAGTGGGTGGTCGAGCCGGCAGGCGCCGCGGCGCTCGCCGCGCTGCTCGCTGGCAAGGTGGACGGCTCGGGGTGCGTGCTCGCCGTCCTCTCGGGCGGCAACATCGACCCGCTCCTGCTCACGCGGATCGTCGAGCACGGGCTCGCGTCGGCCGGGCGCTTCGTCACCCTGCGCGTCGTCCTGCGTGACCGCCCCGGAGCGCTCGCCGCGCTCGCCGGCGCGCTCGGCGCGCTCGGCCTCAACGTCCTGAGCGTCGAGCACCACCGCTCGGGCGCGGCGGTGGGCGTCGACGAGGTGGAGGTCCTCCTCACGGCCGAGACGCGCGATCCCTCCCACCGGGACCAGGTCGTTCCGGTGCTGCGAGCGCAGGGGTTCGCCGCCGAGTCGCTGCGCTGAAGGCCGCGCCGCGCTGCGCCGGGCGGTCGCGGCCGGCCGAGGGGCGGTGCGGTGGGCGCCGGGTCGGGCTCGCCCCGACGGCCTCAGCGGCTGCCGAGCGACGGGCTGGCCGGCGCGGCGGACCACCGGTCGAGGTGGACGCGCCGGCGCGCCGGGGCGCGGCGCGACGGGCGCGCCTCGCCGAGCGCCTCGCCGAGGGCGATCGCCCCGATCGAGCGCCGCCCCGGCGGGACGCCGAGCGCGGCGAGCAGCGCCGCCTCGTCGCCGTGGACCTGGAAGAAGAGCGCGCCGAGGCCGACGTCCGTCGCCGCGAGCAGGACGAGCATCGCCGCGAAGGCGGCGTCGACGAGCCAGTAGGGAACCGGCCAGTCCTCGAGCGCACGCCCCGCGAGCCGTGCGCGCGCCTTGTCCGGCGCCGCGTAGCGGGCGAGGTAGGCGGCGGGGTCGGCGAGCGGGAGGACGATCGCGGGCGCGTCGAGCAGGCCGGCGGCCTGGGGGTCGCCCTCCCGCCAGCTCGCGTCGCTCGCGGCCTGCCAGAAGCGACGGCGGGCCACCGGGTCGACGAGGCAGAGCAGGTCGACGCCGCGGGTGTTGCCCGCCGACGGAGCGGCGAGCCCGGCGCGAAGGACGCGCTCGAGGCGACCCGGGTCGATCGGATCGGGCGAGAACCGGCGCGCCATGCGCCGTCGCCGGAGCACCTCCTCGAGCTCCACCGTCGCACGGTAGCTCGCGCCGCGGCCGGGAATGCTGAGCGCGTTGGTAGTGTTTTAGGTGCCGGCGGAGCGCCGAGGAGCCCCTCGCCGCCGCGCTGGACGGGAAGGAGCGGTCGTGCCGAGCTTCAGAGACTTGCTGGCCGAGGTCAAGCGGGAGATCCGGGAGGTCGACCCGGCCGAGGCCGAGGCGCTGCGGCCCGGGGCGGTCTTCCTCGACGTGCGCGAGGCCGACGAGTACGAGCAGGGCGCCATCCCCGGCGCCGTCCACCTGCCCCGTGGCTTCCTCGAGGTGCAGGTCGAGGGGCGCCTGCCCCACAAGGACAGCCCGATCGTCGTCTACTGCGCCGGCGGCGTGCGCTCGGCGCTCGCGGCGAAGGCCCTCCAGGAGCTCGGCTACCGCGACGTCGTCTCGATGGCCGGCGGGTTCAACCGCTGGAAGGACGAGGG encodes:
- a CDS encoding nitroreductase family protein; translated protein: MELEEVLRRRRMARRFSPDPIDPGRLERVLRAGLAAPSAGNTRGVDLLCLVDPVARRRFWQAASDASWREGDPQAAGLLDAPAIVLPLADPAAYLARYAAPDKARARLAGRALEDWPVPYWLVDAAFAAMLVLLAATDVGLGALFFQVHGDEAALLAALGVPPGRRSIGAIALGEALGEARPSRRAPARRRVHLDRWSAAPASPSLGSR
- the ilvA gene encoding threonine ammonia-lyase, translated to MLELDDVKAAAARLATVLNPTPASASPALSRVAGRPVLVKPEHLQRTGSFKIRGAYNFLASLLEERPAAEVVAASAGNHAQGVALAASLLGVQATIFMPENAPLPKAEATRAYGARVVHHGESVDDCIERARDHATATGATFVPPFDDLAVIAGQATIGLELVAEAPEARVVVVPVGGGGLVSGVAAALKQSDPSVRVVGVEAAGAASMAAALAAGRPVALGSARTMADGIAVRCVSDLTLEHVRRYVDELVTVEEEEISRAVLVLLERAKWVVEPAGAAALAALLAGKVDGSGCVLAVLSGGNIDPLLLTRIVEHGLASAGRFVTLRVVLRDRPGALAALAGALGALGLNVLSVEHHRSGAAVGVDEVEVLLTAETRDPSHRDQVVPVLRAQGFAAESLR